In Caldisphaera lagunensis DSM 15908, a single genomic region encodes these proteins:
- a CDS encoding ATP-NAD kinase family protein: MKIGLIINPIAGMGGRVGLKGTDGNLYQKALKLGAQPISINRTLDFLNNLSLVNELFFIVPNGIMGEYVIKESKIKNYKVIQCSQDNYNTNRYDTINCSKLIAKEVNILVFSGGDGTARDIYDSIKDSIPVIGIPSGVKMYSPLFAKNPKDAAKVIESYFYGNSNITLKEVLDIDEDEYRNNKLKIKLYGYMKSISSEGMINVGKQAVYSVDEDEIMGISNYIKEIIKQDVFYIVGPGSTTYNVFKNLGLEKTLLGVDLIKNYEIIKYDANENDLLNYINNQRVKIIVSPIGGQGFLFGRGNQQISPKILKIVGKDNILVISTISKLSSLKYLLVDTGDENADNMLKGYIKVIIGYKQEKIMKII; encoded by the coding sequence ATGAAAATTGGATTAATAATAAATCCAATAGCAGGTATGGGAGGTAGGGTGGGATTAAAAGGAACTGACGGTAATTTGTATCAGAAGGCTTTAAAACTAGGGGCTCAACCCATTTCTATAAATAGGACTTTAGATTTTTTAAATAATCTAAGTTTAGTCAATGAGTTATTCTTTATAGTACCTAATGGAATTATGGGTGAATATGTAATAAAAGAAAGTAAAATAAAAAATTATAAAGTTATACAATGCTCGCAAGATAATTATAACACTAATAGATATGATACAATAAATTGCTCCAAATTAATAGCAAAAGAGGTCAATATATTGGTTTTTTCAGGAGGTGATGGAACAGCTAGAGATATTTATGACTCAATAAAAGATTCAATACCTGTTATAGGCATACCATCTGGAGTGAAAATGTATAGCCCCTTATTTGCTAAAAATCCGAAAGATGCAGCTAAGGTTATTGAATCATATTTTTATGGAAATTCAAATATTACATTAAAGGAAGTACTTGATATAGATGAAGATGAATATAGAAATAATAAGCTTAAAATCAAATTATATGGATATATGAAATCAATCTCATCAGAAGGTATGATTAATGTTGGAAAACAAGCAGTTTATAGTGTAGATGAAGATGAAATAATGGGAATTTCAAACTACATTAAGGAGATAATAAAGCAAGACGTTTTTTATATTGTTGGTCCTGGCTCAACTACGTACAATGTTTTTAAAAATTTAGGGTTGGAAAAGACACTTTTAGGAGTAGATTTAATAAAAAATTATGAAATTATAAAATATGATGCTAATGAAAATGATTTATTAAATTATATTAATAATCAAAGGGTAAAAATAATAGTATCTCCTATAGGAGGGCAAGGTTTTTTATTTGGAAGAGGTAATCAACAAATAAGTCCTAAAATATTAAAGATTGTTGGTAAAGATAATATATTGGTAATATCAACTATTTCTAAGCTCTCATCACTAAAATATCTTTTAGTTGATACAGGTGATGAAAATGCGGATAACATGCTTAAAGGTTATATAAAGGTGATTATAGGGTATAAACAAGAAAAAATTATGAAAATAATCTAA
- a CDS encoding ABC transporter ATP-binding protein has protein sequence MIIAARELSKFFDVKGVKNAKIRAVENVNIEIKEGEIVGLVGESGSGKSTLGRLLIRLIEPTSGEILYNIPDDELDEFDNALKSNDRNAIEKIANKYSIMRLHGKELKTFRRNVGIVFQDPYSSLDPRMKIEDIIAEPIVETGYLNGEKVKERVLELLDEVQLPREFSFRYPHELSGGQRQRIALARGIATNPKLVILDEPTSALDVSIQAEILELLKGLRKKYNMAMLLITHNISVISYMADRVFVMYAGKIMEKGNKIDIIKNPEHPYTQALISAVPQIKRVKARIILKGDPPNLINPPKGCRFHPRCPVALPVCGWTADEVKPTLDYLIDTKYFTEFSNTKVEVRNELELAVYNAKADKLKEIINVEKENLRPLMSIKDVIEENGNVTIKLYQYETPELIELENGREVECLLFSKPQIK, from the coding sequence ATGATAATAGCAGCAAGAGAATTAAGTAAATTTTTTGATGTCAAAGGAGTTAAAAATGCAAAAATAAGGGCAGTAGAAAATGTTAACATTGAAATAAAAGAAGGAGAAATTGTAGGTCTTGTTGGAGAAAGTGGATCAGGAAAGTCAACATTGGGTAGATTACTTATCAGATTAATTGAACCAACTTCAGGGGAGATATTATATAACATTCCAGATGATGAATTAGATGAATTTGATAATGCGCTAAAGAGTAATGATCGCAATGCAATTGAAAAAATTGCTAATAAATATTCTATAATGAGATTGCACGGAAAAGAATTAAAAACATTTAGAAGAAATGTAGGGATAGTATTTCAAGATCCATATTCTTCATTAGATCCAAGAATGAAAATTGAAGATATAATAGCCGAACCAATAGTGGAGACTGGATATCTAAATGGAGAAAAGGTAAAAGAAAGAGTACTAGAATTATTAGATGAAGTTCAATTGCCCAGAGAATTTAGCTTTAGATATCCTCATGAATTGAGTGGGGGACAGAGGCAAAGAATAGCGTTAGCTAGGGGAATAGCAACAAATCCTAAGCTTGTTATCTTAGATGAGCCGACAAGCGCATTAGATGTTTCAATACAAGCTGAAATACTAGAATTGCTGAAAGGACTTAGGAAGAAATATAACATGGCTATGTTATTAATAACTCATAATATATCAGTTATTTCATATATGGCTGATAGAGTATTTGTCATGTATGCAGGGAAAATAATGGAGAAAGGAAATAAGATTGATATTATAAAGAATCCCGAGCATCCTTATACACAAGCTTTGATTTCTGCAGTTCCTCAAATCAAAAGGGTGAAGGCTAGAATTATATTAAAAGGAGATCCGCCAAACTTAATTAATCCTCCAAAAGGATGCAGGTTCCACCCTAGATGTCCAGTCGCTTTACCTGTTTGTGGTTGGACAGCTGATGAAGTAAAGCCAACCCTAGATTATTTAATAGATACAAAATATTTTACTGAATTTAGTAATACCAAAGTCGAAGTTAGAAATGAGCTAGAATTAGCTGTATATAATGCAAAGGCTGATAAATTAAAAGAAATAATAAACGTTGAAAAAGAGAACTTAAGGCCATTGATGTCAATAAAAGATGTAATTGAGGAGAATGGAAATGTAACAATAAAATTATATCAATATGAAACTCCTGAATTAATTGAACTAGAAAATGGTAGAGAAGTTGAGTGTTTACTTTTTTCTAAGCCTCAAATAAAATAA
- a CDS encoding ABC transporter ATP-binding protein — MESNSLSSNLAPIVKVENFHLHYYTRRGVYKALNGVNLEIRKGEVLGVAGESGCGKSTLGRAIMGLIPRNAAVVDGRILVDGKDYLKPLNEYYKKAKKFKPAKNADVLKKVNEEMSNVRGQKLSMVFQEPMTTLNPLLQVGYQIAEVLYYHNPGLLASRRLSRHRATKEDMKNIIKILKENGINEAFKDYLKNRNILGLEDQVASIWRRKDLHDLKKEQIIEKLCCEPINSFTKKYLEVIEKENKLPNFSRIPIIGRMVKRELFKEGYKKASEFLGLLGIPNADKMVYMYPHELSGGQRQRIVIATAMINNPELVILDEPTSALDVTIQAQILELIKELKESTNSSYMFISHDLSVLAEVSDRIAIMYAGQVVEVGRKEYIFDQPKHPYTQMLMEAIPTIEAHELKGIKGEVPDMRNPPKGCMFRDRCPYAMPICAEKRPDLRKVGEDHFVACFLYEVEKP, encoded by the coding sequence ATGGAGTCCAATAGCTTATCAAGCAATCTTGCACCAATTGTTAAGGTAGAGAACTTTCATTTGCATTACTATACTAGAAGAGGGGTATACAAGGCATTAAATGGAGTTAACTTAGAAATAAGAAAGGGAGAAGTATTAGGAGTTGCAGGAGAAAGTGGTTGTGGTAAATCAACGCTGGGAAGGGCAATAATGGGATTAATCCCAAGAAATGCTGCAGTCGTTGATGGAAGAATATTAGTTGATGGAAAAGATTATTTGAAGCCATTAAATGAATACTATAAAAAAGCCAAGAAATTTAAACCTGCTAAAAATGCAGATGTTCTTAAAAAAGTTAATGAAGAAATGTCCAATGTAAGAGGTCAAAAATTATCAATGGTATTTCAAGAACCTATGACAACATTGAATCCTTTATTGCAAGTTGGTTATCAAATAGCAGAAGTTTTATATTATCATAACCCTGGTTTATTAGCTAGTAGAAGGTTATCAAGGCATAGAGCAACTAAAGAAGATATGAAAAATATAATTAAGATACTTAAAGAAAATGGTATTAATGAAGCATTTAAAGATTATTTGAAAAATAGAAATATTCTAGGATTAGAAGATCAAGTTGCATCGATTTGGAGAAGAAAAGATTTGCACGATTTAAAGAAGGAGCAAATAATTGAAAAGTTATGCTGTGAACCAATAAATTCTTTTACTAAGAAATATTTAGAAGTAATTGAAAAGGAAAATAAATTACCTAACTTTTCTAGGATTCCTATAATAGGAAGGATGGTAAAGAGAGAATTGTTTAAAGAAGGCTATAAAAAGGCATCAGAATTTTTAGGATTATTAGGAATACCTAATGCTGATAAAATGGTTTATATGTATCCTCATGAATTGAGTGGGGGACAGAGGCAAAGAATAGTTATTGCTACAGCAATGATTAATAATCCAGAACTTGTTATCTTAGATGAGCCAACTAGCGCATTAGATGTTACGATACAAGCACAAATTTTAGAGTTAATAAAAGAATTAAAAGAAAGTACAAATTCATCTTATATGTTCATTTCACATGATTTATCAGTATTAGCAGAGGTTTCTGATAGAATAGCAATAATGTATGCAGGTCAAGTCGTTGAGGTTGGAAGGAAGGAATACATTTTCGACCAACCAAAGCATCCATATACTCAAATGCTTATGGAGGCAATACCAACTATTGAGGCTCACGAGTTAAAAGGCATAAAAGGAGAAGTTCCTGATATGAGGAATCCTCCAAAAGGTTGCATGTTTAGAGATAGGTGTCCATATGCCATGCCTATATGTGCTGAAAAAAGACCTGATCTAAGAAAGGTTGGAGAAGATCATTTTGTTGCCTGCTTCTTGTATGAGGTGGAAAAGCCATGA
- a CDS encoding ABC transporter permease yields the protein MSNKNEVKPDRWRELRLSLQVFFSNKAAVAGLIIFLFYFFDALILQFFPQIMPFKHPYLLTPNYANPIPQAPSWKHPFGTTYPGIDLLRAVIKSIRLDFWLSLEIVIPGAIIGLVIGIIATYFGGWVDEVLMRITDIVFSIPYLVLAIAIGYVLGRTLNSMMIALILVWWPLYARYARSVTLQTKELTFIEAARASGTSNFKIMFKHILPNSLPPVFVQISLDLGTIMLTISALAFIGFLPAANLPELGYLTSLGYEYIQTAPWAMIIPGLFIVLFALAVNLMGDGFRDVIDPRRRSEL from the coding sequence ATGAGTAATAAAAATGAAGTAAAACCTGATAGGTGGAGGGAATTAAGGCTTTCACTTCAAGTGTTTTTCTCAAATAAAGCTGCAGTAGCTGGTTTAATAATTTTTCTATTTTATTTCTTTGATGCATTAATTTTGCAATTCTTCCCTCAAATTATGCCCTTCAAACATCCCTATTTATTAACTCCAAATTATGCTAATCCAATTCCACAAGCTCCTTCATGGAAGCATCCATTTGGAACAACATATCCGGGAATAGATTTACTTAGAGCCGTTATAAAATCAATAAGACTTGATTTTTGGTTATCATTAGAAATAGTCATACCTGGGGCAATAATAGGCTTAGTTATAGGGATAATAGCTACATATTTTGGGGGCTGGGTTGATGAGGTATTAATGAGGATAACTGACATAGTATTTAGTATACCTTATTTAGTATTGGCTATAGCAATAGGATATGTTTTAGGCAGAACCCTTAATAGTATGATGATAGCTTTAATATTAGTTTGGTGGCCTTTATATGCAAGATATGCGAGGAGTGTTACATTGCAGACTAAAGAATTAACGTTTATTGAAGCAGCAAGGGCTTCAGGCACAAGCAATTTTAAGATAATGTTTAAACACATATTACCTAACTCATTACCTCCAGTTTTCGTCCAAATATCTTTGGATTTAGGTACAATTATGCTAACGATATCTGCCTTAGCATTTATAGGATTTTTACCTGCTGCAAACTTACCTGAATTAGGGTATTTAACGAGTCTTGGCTATGAATATATACAAACAGCACCTTGGGCAATGATAATTCCAGGTTTATTTATTGTTTTATTTGCTCTAGCAGTAAACTTAATGGGGGATGGATTTAGAGACGTTATAGATCCAAGAAGGAGGAGTGAGCTTTAG